The DNA window GTGGTTTCGACGCCGTATCATGCGATTCTGGCCGAGCTAAGGACGTGCAGAGCGACGAACACAATCTGCGACGACTCAATTCGGGCGtgttcttctctcttcgccatcatcaatccagctccagcattGATTCATCGGAATACATCCACCACTACACATACCCCAGTCCGGCCACGTCACCGCGGCAATGGACAGACGGGCAGCACGAtcacaacaccatcaccaccagcccGCCGAGATGCACTCCTCCTTCGACCcgtcgctgccgccgcccacGGTCCGCGAAGAAGACTGCCCCTTctgcgccatcgccgccgcgcACCCGCCCTTCAGCGCCATCAACCCGCCGCACCCGTTCCCGTCCAACCTCACCGAGCCGGCGTCCTTTGTGGTGCTGTCCACGCCCACGGCCATTGCCTTCCTCGACATCCTGCCCCTCAGCCACGGCCACCTGCTGCTGTGCACGCGCGCGCACCGCCCCAAGCTCACCGACGTGACCAACCCGGAGGCGCGCGAGCTGGGCAGCTACATCCGCCTGCTGtcggcggcgctggtgcgCGCCACGGGCATCGCTGACTGGAACGTGGTGCAGAACAacggcgccgccgccgcgcaGGTCGTGCCGCACATGCACTACCACCTGATCCCGCGGCCCGAGATTCGCGCCAGCGGCCGGTATCGCGAGAGCTTCACCATGTTTGGCAGGGGCCAACGgg is part of the Trichoderma atroviride chromosome 1, complete sequence genome and encodes:
- a CDS encoding uncharacterized protein (EggNog:ENOG41), whose translation is MDRRAARSQHHHHQPAEMHSSFDPSLPPPTVREEDCPFCAIAAAHPPFSAINPPHPFPSNLTEPASFVVLSTPTAIAFLDILPLSHGHLLLCTRAHRPKLTDVTNPEARELGSYIRLLSAALVRATGIADWNVVQNNGAAAAQVVPHMHYHLIPRPEIRASGRYRESFTMFGRGQREELDEDEAEHLAEELRQQIADILREEEDERERRKKHPQKL